TTCTAAGAGCATTTGTGCTAAATTTTAACATTAGTTTTTCAAAACCCAGCCTTCGGCAATACCTGAACCATCAGTGGCAATGGGAGGACGACCCCGAAACGAGCAAGAATCATCAAACAAAAATGTAATGACAATTGTATTTTTACAGAATGAGAACAGACACCAAAAATTCATATCTTGAAAGTATAAATAAGGCAATTGCATTCATAGAAAGTAATTCGGCAACTGACATTCAACTCAAAGACATTGCTATACAGGCAAATCTTTCTCAATATCATTTTCATCGGGTTTTCAAATCACTAACAGGCGATACTACAAAAGCCTTTTTGACACGACTTCGACTTGAAAAAGCGGCTCTAAAACTTAAGCATTCACAGATCGAGGTTGGACAAATTGCGTTAGATTGTGGTTATCAAAATCACGAAACTTTCACAAGAGCATTTAAAGAATATTTTGGGCTGACACCAATAGAGTATCGCAACTCCATAGCAGAAAAAACGACAGATAAACAAAAGGAATACGAAAAAGCAAACATTGACCTAAATGCACTCAATGTTCAAGGTCCGATAATCAAAACAATTCCAGACCTTCATCTTTCGTACATCAGGCACACGGGTTCGTATGATAAGGCAGGCAGTTCCTTTCAAAAGTTAATGTTTTGGGCTGCAACACATTTAGTTTTGAAATTAAAACCAGTAACGATTGGTATTGTACACGACAATCCCGATCTGACAGCAGAACAACACATTCGTTTTGACGCTTGTGTTTTAGTTTCCAAAGAAATAAAACCAAGCGGAGAAATTGGTTACAAGAAAATTGAAGGAGGCAAGTTTGCGGTGTTTACTTATAAAGGAGGTTACGAAGGATTTTATCCCGTTTACGACTACATTTATAACGTTTGCTTGTTCGAGAATAAATTTGACTTAGCCGACAAGCCTGCACTTGAATGGTATGTTAAATCGCCACCATTCTATAAACCCGAAAATTTTGTAACTGATTTCTACCTTCCGGTAAAATAGCAAAAAACGTCAAACAACTTTTGGATAACATATTGAAATTTGCAGCATAAACATTTTAAAAATGAAAAAAATAATGATTTATTTACTTATTCCTATTGTTGTAATTATTACAATCGTATTGGCAATTGGGCTGTTTCTACCCAAAGAAAGAACATTTACTAAAACGGCTGTTCTTCATTCAGATGTAG
Above is a window of Runella slithyformis DSM 19594 DNA encoding:
- a CDS encoding AraC family transcriptional regulator, yielding MRTDTKNSYLESINKAIAFIESNSATDIQLKDIAIQANLSQYHFHRVFKSLTGDTTKAFLTRLRLEKAALKLKHSQIEVGQIALDCGYQNHETFTRAFKEYFGLTPIEYRNSIAEKTTDKQKEYEKANIDLNALNVQGPIIKTIPDLHLSYIRHTGSYDKAGSSFQKLMFWAATHLVLKLKPVTIGIVHDNPDLTAEQHIRFDACVLVSKEIKPSGEIGYKKIEGGKFAVFTYKGGYEGFYPVYDYIYNVCLFENKFDLADKPALEWYVKSPPFYKPENFVTDFYLPVK